AGTCATATTTATCTTTAACAAAATCCAAAACTACCGCTGAACTCGTATTACAGGCCATTAATACAGCTTTTGCGTCTTTATATTTATACCAGTTCAGAATTTCAGTTACAAATTGTATTAACTGCTCTTTAGTTTTTTCCCCATACGGAACTCTTGCAGTATCGCCAAAATATAAATAATTTTCACCAGGAAGTGCTTCAACAAGCTTTCTTAAAACTGTTAATCCCCCAACTCCTGAATCAAAAACACCAATTGGTTTATCACTAACCATTATTAAATTCCTTTAAATATGCCACAAAATCAATATCCAAATCTAAGATACTGAATTATGCCGTCTGCGACAGCTCTTGCAGTTAGTTCTTGTCTTTCCTCAGTCATTATCTGACACCTTTCATCATCATTGGACATAAAACCAACTTCAACAAGTACCGCTGGTACATTTACATGATGAATGACGTAAAACATTGATTTAATAACGCCTCTATCATGCGATTTCACATAATTTGCTAATCTTGAATGAATGTGTCTTGCAAGTTCCCTACTTTGAGGTGTATACCAATGAGTTTCAAGCCCAGTTACTCTGGAATTCTCACATGCATTCACATGAATACTTACAAAGACGTTTGGATTTACTCTGTTTGTGATTTCTGTTCTTTCTTTAAGAGAAAGAGTATCATCATCATTCCTGGTCATTATTACATCAACACCAGCCATAGACAAGTATTTATATACTTTTTTTGCAATATCTAATGTTATATGTTTTTCATAAATTCCAGCTCTTTTTGCACCCGGTTCGCTACCACCATGGCCTGCATCAATAACAACTCTTCCTTTTGGTGCAACAATCTTATCTATAAACGTTATTTCAAGATTTTTTCCATCAATACTCAATTTTGATTCAATTTTTGCTCCATAATTAATAGGAAAAGACCAGCTGGAACCCATTGGATATTTTTCAATAAAACCAATATCCACACCAAGATATTGGTTTGACTTCTGTAATGCAGATATTAAAGCTTTAGGAGGAGCATTAACATTATATAATTCCAATAAAACCTTTTCAGGCCTGTGTAAATGTCTTATATTGTGAATTATAGGTTGTGTTGCAGTAAGAATAATTGACGTCGTTTTATTATCTATTTTTTGTACTTTTATATCCTGTATCTGACATTCATTTTTACTATTTGGTAAATTAGATATATTTATATTATCTTTTGGCGTAATTACAAGTGATTGTAAGTCTGGTGAAATTATAGTTTTATAATTATTAGGATCAGCTGTCTCAACAACTACTCTTAAAGTTTCAGGANNNNNNNNNNNNNNNNNNNNNNNNNNNNNNNNNNNNNNTAGAGCCTATTCCAGACAAGACTAGATGATTATTAACATTCTTTATGGTGTTAATTACCATATTCTGATCATTAGAATTTTTCAAATGGACTAAAGGCTTCTCTTGTTTTTCAGGCTCATCAATTACTTTTTCCTTAGTTTCAGTAACAAGCTGGGCTTCACCTTCTTTTTTTTCTGCACTTTTCTCATTGTTTATTTTAATAAAATCCTGAGTATTATCTTCTGTATCCTTGTCTCGATACACTGAAGGTGCAGAATATTTTTGAACCTCAATTCCATTAATCTTGAAAATTAATGTATTATCAGACTTATGAAAGGATAATTTTTTTAAATTTTCTTTAGAATCCGCAGTAAATACTACCCTTACTATACTGGGGTCAGCAGAAAATTGAGCTATTCTTACATTTGTGATACCAGTATTAGCAAGATTAATAGAGCGTCTGGTTCCTATTAATACAGCATTAGGAATATCTAAAACAACTCGCTGAGGATTCTCAAGCTTAACGACCTTATAATTGTCAACCCCACTAGTGTTTTTACCGTTTATTAATAATAATTTGCCTGCATCGTCAGAAACAATGTTAGTAATTATAAAATTATCATTTGCAAATACGGGCAGCCCAGAAATTAGCAAGATAATCAAAGTAATTACCAATGAAAAATACTTTAAAAATACTGTCCTGTTTTGCATATAAAGTCCCTATATAACTGGAATGACCTACTCTAAAAGATACTTTAGCTTTAATACAAAGAAAGATAATAAGTGGTAGACATATAATATAAAAAGTATTGGCAATGACGAGGGATCTTACCTTTTGGATAATATTATGCACTATTTTTATCTTTGAGTCATGTATTTTAGAAATGATTAATAGGGTAATATTTAACTAGCCATTTGACTTAGCCTTGGGAAACTTAGATCCAGACAGAAGCTTCCGGGATAATTTACTCAATGGCAAGGTTTGTATGTAAACATTTCCAGGTCCGACTAATGTAACAAAAAATAAACCTACACCACCAAATATAGCAGTCTTGATATTCCCAACATATTTGATGTCATAGTCAACAGAAGGATCAAAAGCCACTACACAACCAGGATCAAGTTTGATGATTTCTCCTTGCCCTAAAGTCTTTTTTATAATAGTTCCGCAAGATTGAACAAATACAGTCCCCTCTCCTGTTAACTTTTGTAAAATAAAACCTTCTCGTCCAAATAAACCTGCCCCAATTCGCTTTGCAAAAGCAACTTCAATATTTATGCTGCTATCAGAACAAAGATAAGCCTGTTTTTCACAAATCAGTCCTTCTTTAGGAATTTCAACAGGGATAATCTTGCCAGGCACAGGTGAACTGAAAACAACTTCGCCCGTTCCAAGATCAGAGCTGAATCTAGTTAAAAAGAAATTCTCTCCTACAATAGTTCTTTTAAATCCACTTAAAATTCTTTTCGCAAAACCACGTTCTCCCAAAGTAACATCCATTTTTACGTTATCGCTGGTATAAACAAGACTACCAGGGTCTGCAAATACAGATTTTGCTTCAGAAAGCCTGATAATTACAGCCTGTAAATCATTACCTATAACTTCATAATCACTCTTATTCAACATAATTATTTCGCCTTATATTGACTTTTTAAACTTAAAGTCTATCAGACAACTTAGTATATCATTATCAATCATATTTATTTTTGCCCAAAACTCTAATATTTTATTATAATTATTGTATGTAAGGATTGGGGAAATAAATTTATGCAGGAGAATATTTTAAGCAATCGCTGGTACGATAGAGGCCCTAAAATGGTGGAAGTCCTAGAGCTTATAGAATCTCTTTCTCAAATAGAGCAAGAAGAACTAGGCACAACTTTAATCCAGCTTGTTAATATATTAAGAAAAAATAGAAAAGAAGATGAAATTCCTATCAGTATAGGAAAAAATAGAGTTTTAGGTCTGTATAAGTCTTCTAACAAGAGACGCTGGTATGATAGAAATCCTGTGTTAATGAGTGCTATGAACGTACTTAGCACCCTTCCTGTTGATGACTGCAATATAATTCTTGAAGGCATGTTATTAACACTGGACGATCAAGATTAAATTTTTCAATTAAGGACAGCGAAAAAAATACTTATGGATTTTGATGAAAAAATGCGAANNNNNNNNNNNNNCGGGAAGAGCAGCTTCGCTGGTCTGGACCGAAAACAAAACTCATTCTAATCCAATAGGTATTTTTGTAGCCTGCTTCTTATAACCGGTAAATAATCGAGCAATAAAAAATACTTACGCATTTTTTATTGCGTCCTTATAAAGTTAGAAGAATTTCATGACATATGCAAAAATATATTTAATATTGAAAATATTAAATTATTCTTTTAGTTCTTGACCATTAATTCCATTTATTCTAACATTCATAATATACAACTTATCAAGAGCAACATTACCTTTAATAAAAAAATATCTAAAATAAATGATTTATAGGTAATGTAGTGGCTGAGGGACTGGCCCGAAGAAGCCCGGCAACCTCTAAGAAAAATATTTCTTAAAAGGTGCTAATTCCAGCAGGATACGCCTGGTAGATAAGTTGGTAAAATAAGAATTAATCCTTATAATACCAACTATAACCTCTATGTACTTGATAAGTGTATGAGGTTATTTTTTATAGAAGGAGCACATTATGACATCTAAAAGGTTTTTATTTACTTCAGAATCGGTAACAGAAGGGCATCCAGATAAGGTATGCGATCAGATTTCAGATGCTATCTTAGATGCTTTTCTTGTTCAAGACCCTAATTCAAGAGTAGCTGCTGAAACTTCTGTTACAACTGGTATGGTTTTAGTTTCAGGAGAAATTACATCTGAATGCTATGTTGATATTTCACGTGTAGTAAGAAATACTGTAGAACAAATTGGTTACATTGGAAGTTCTAGCGGCGGTTTTGATGCTAGAACATGTGCTGTTTTAACAAGCATAGACGAACAATCACCCGATATTGCAGGTGGCGTTAATATAGCCCTTGAATCTCGTGGATTACCAAGTGAAAAAGATATTAATGAAATAGGCGCTGGTGATCAGGGAATCATGTTTGGATTTGCCTGTGATGAAACCCCTGAATTAATGCCATTACCTATCAGTCTTGCTCAAAGACTCGCACTAAAACTTGCTCAAGTAAGAAAAGATGGTACATTAACATATTTAAGACCTGACGGTAAAACACAAGTTACAGTTGAGTATGTAGATGGGATTCCAGCTAGAATTGACACCGTAGTAGTTTCAACTCAGCATGATCCTGTTATTAATGGAGAAACAGACAACGCTAAAGTTCAACAAATAATTGCCAAAGATATGATTAAATATGTTATTGAGCCGGTTTTTGAAAATGATAAAATCAAACCTGACGCATCTACAAAATACTTAATTAACCCATCAGGTAGATTCGTAGTTGGTGGGCCACAAGGTGATGCTGGTTTAACTGGTCGTAAAATCATTGTAGATACATACGGTGGCTATTCACGTCATGGCGGTGGCGCTTTCAGTGGAAAAGATCCAACAAAAGTTGACCGTAGTGCAGCTTATGCAGCAAGATATGTTGCTAAAAATGTTGTAGCTGCTGGATTAGCTAAAAAATGTGAAGTTCAATTAGGCTATGCAATCGGTGTTGCTAAACCTGTATCTATTATGATTGAGACATTCGGTACAGGTGTTATATCTGACGACGCAATTAGCGAACTCGTTGACAAAAACTTTGATTTAAGACCAGCTGCAATCATTAGAAACTTTGATCTAAGAAA
This genomic window from Candidatus Melainabacteria bacterium RIFOXYA2_FULL_32_9 contains:
- a CDS encoding TIGR00266 family protein, coding for MLNKSDYEVIGNDLQAVIIRLSEAKSVFADPGSLVYTSDNVKMDVTLGERGFAKRILSGFKRTIVGENFFLTRFSSDLGTGEVVFSSPVPGKIIPVEIPKEGLICEKQAYLCSDSSINIEVAFAKRIGAGLFGREGFILQKLTGEGTVFVQSCGTIIKKTLGQGEIIKLDPGCVVAFDPSVDYDIKYVGNIKTAIFGGVGLFFVTLVGPGNVYIQTLPLSKLSRKLLSGSKFPKAKSNG
- a CDS encoding methionine adenosyltransferase, which codes for MTSKRFLFTSESVTEGHPDKVCDQISDAILDAFLVQDPNSRVAAETSVTTGMVLVSGEITSECYVDISRVVRNTVEQIGYIGSSSGGFDARTCAVLTSIDEQSPDIAGGVNIALESRGLPSEKDINEIGAGDQGIMFGFACDETPELMPLPISLAQRLALKLAQVRKDGTLTYLRPDGKTQVTVEYVDGIPARIDTVVVSTQHDPVINGETDNAKVQQIIAKDMIKYVIEPVFENDKIKPDASTKYLINPSGRFVVGGPQGDAGLTGRKIIVDTYGGYSRHGGGAFSGKDPTKVDRSAAYAARYVAKNVVAAGLAKKCEVQLGYAIGVAKPVSIMIETFGTGVISDDAISELVDKNFDLRPAAIIRNFDLRNLPAKNSGSFYRLLASYGHLGRTDIDTPWEHTDKAETLKQQANFNQPELANI